A genomic segment from Segniliparus rotundus DSM 44985 encodes:
- a CDS encoding MetQ/NlpA family ABC transporter substrate-binding protein: MVVVLAALVALLNFSAKTATGGANVVVLGTTDAGKDSWSAFVAEAKQQGVEIATVNFSNYQQPNDALAQGQVGANLFQHLRFLAEYNVAHNTNLTPVAATFIVPLGLYSHKHKTLAEIPKGGQIAIPNDPSNQGRALFVLRAAGLVKLVGDRLSPTTNDVDTAASKVVLVPVDPAQTARSLDSADGAVINNNYLSDAGVDPATALAKDDPNDPSSAQYINVVVVRPEDKNNPLYSKLADIYHSRPVVDAYNTESKGTQVPVQKSGPELQAILADIEAKTRAGQ, from the coding sequence ATCGTGGTGGTGCTCGCAGCGCTCGTCGCGCTCTTGAACTTCAGCGCGAAAACGGCCACCGGCGGCGCGAATGTCGTGGTCCTGGGAACCACGGACGCGGGCAAGGACAGCTGGTCCGCCTTCGTCGCCGAGGCGAAGCAGCAGGGCGTGGAAATCGCCACCGTCAACTTCTCCAACTACCAGCAGCCCAACGACGCGCTCGCCCAAGGGCAGGTGGGCGCGAACCTTTTCCAGCACCTGCGCTTCCTCGCCGAATACAACGTCGCGCACAACACGAACCTCACCCCGGTGGCGGCGACGTTCATCGTGCCGCTCGGCCTGTACTCGCACAAGCACAAAACACTCGCCGAGATCCCCAAGGGCGGACAGATCGCAATCCCGAACGACCCGTCCAACCAGGGCCGCGCTTTGTTCGTGCTGCGCGCGGCGGGGCTTGTCAAGCTCGTCGGGGACCGGCTGAGCCCGACGACGAACGACGTGGACACGGCGGCCTCGAAAGTCGTCCTGGTCCCCGTCGACCCCGCCCAGACGGCGCGCTCGCTCGATTCGGCCGACGGGGCGGTCATCAACAACAACTATTTGAGCGACGCGGGCGTGGACCCCGCCACAGCGCTGGCCAAAGACGACCCGAACGATCCCAGCTCGGCGCAATACATCAACGTCGTCGTCGTGCGCCCCGAAGACAAAAACAATCCCTTGTATTCGAAGCTGGCAGACATCTACCACTCCCGGCCCGTGGTGGACGCGTACAACACAGAGTCCAAAGGAACGCAGGTGCCCGTGCAGAAATCCGGCCCGGAACTCCAGGCGATCCTGGCGGACATCGAGGCGAAGACCAGGGCGGGACAGTGA
- a CDS encoding MetQ/NlpA family ABC transporter substrate-binding protein, which yields MRTAARFGIVPAALALLAGALGACGSPEPTATVKIGTTDDKGEGWKAFVQEAKRQGINLETTPSWDYLGPNDELENKQVDVNLAQHLRSLARYNVEHGTQLAPIASTYIVPLGLYSKKHRTLAEIPQGAKIAIPDYPPDTARALFVLRSAGLVVLKGDPWSPTKDDVDPSSKVAVETIKADFLVRGYTEDDGAVVNNTWLASAGIDPSAALAKDDPSAINSPDPQERARMEQYINVIVARSEDKNNPLYKRLGDIYHAKPVQDTYARQSKGSQIDVKKTPEELQSALVALESRIRADRK from the coding sequence GTGCGCACAGCCGCTCGTTTCGGAATCGTCCCCGCCGCCTTGGCGTTGCTCGCAGGCGCGCTCGGCGCGTGCGGTTCGCCGGAGCCGACCGCGACGGTCAAGATCGGCACCACGGACGACAAGGGCGAGGGGTGGAAGGCTTTTGTCCAAGAGGCCAAGCGCCAGGGGATCAATCTGGAGACAACCCCTTCGTGGGACTACCTCGGCCCCAACGACGAGCTGGAGAACAAGCAGGTGGACGTGAACCTCGCCCAGCATCTGCGCTCGCTCGCCAGGTACAACGTCGAGCACGGCACGCAGCTGGCCCCCATCGCCTCCACCTACATCGTCCCGCTCGGGCTGTACTCGAAGAAGCACAGGACGCTCGCCGAGATCCCGCAGGGGGCGAAAATCGCCATCCCCGACTACCCGCCGGACACCGCACGGGCGCTGTTCGTGCTGCGAAGCGCGGGGTTGGTCGTCCTCAAGGGCGACCCGTGGTCGCCCACCAAAGACGACGTGGACCCGAGTTCGAAGGTCGCCGTCGAGACGATCAAAGCGGACTTCCTCGTCCGGGGCTACACGGAGGACGACGGGGCGGTCGTCAACAACACGTGGCTCGCCTCGGCGGGGATCGACCCCTCGGCCGCCTTGGCGAAGGACGACCCGAGCGCCATCAACTCCCCCGATCCGCAGGAACGGGCCCGGATGGAGCAATACATCAATGTGATCGTCGCCCGGAGCGAAGACAAAAACAACCCCCTGTACAAGCGGCTCGGCGACATCTACCACGCCAAGCCCGTCCAAGACACCTACGCGCGGCAGTCCAAAGGCTCTCAGATCGACGTGAAGAAAACCCCCGAAGAACTGCAAAGCGCCCTTGTCGCGCTGGAGAGCCGCATCCGGGCCGACCGCAAGTGA
- a CDS encoding DNA cytosine methyltransferase: protein MAPHDIVGRPRLLDLFAGCGGLSLGFESAGFEVALAVDNWPEALAVYRRNFRHRAVELDLGDVDLASSALRECAAEVDGIIGGPPCQDFSSAGRRVEAGRADLTEKFAQLVATFLPSFFVMENVERAAKAAAPRRAVALLEAHGYCVARIVLDASRCGVPQRRKRLFTIGFLHPGSTRAAMGALTGNLAAAPMTLRDYFGSALDVDHYYRHPRSYARRAVFSVDEPSPTVRGVNRPVPRGYPGHPGDTAPLTAGLRALTTAERAMVQTFPPDFWFGATKTAAEQMIGNAVPVKLAQYVAEAVRQGLASAQRACA from the coding sequence ATGGCTCCGCACGACATCGTGGGCAGGCCCCGACTGCTCGACCTTTTCGCAGGCTGCGGGGGATTGTCCCTCGGCTTCGAGTCGGCGGGTTTCGAGGTCGCCCTCGCCGTCGACAATTGGCCCGAAGCCCTCGCGGTCTATCGGCGCAACTTCCGCCACCGCGCGGTCGAGCTCGACCTCGGCGATGTGGACCTCGCCAGCTCGGCCCTGCGCGAATGCGCGGCGGAGGTCGACGGGATCATCGGTGGGCCGCCCTGCCAGGACTTTTCTTCCGCCGGCAGACGGGTCGAAGCGGGCCGGGCGGATCTCACGGAGAAATTCGCGCAACTGGTCGCCACGTTCCTGCCGAGCTTTTTCGTCATGGAGAACGTCGAGCGCGCCGCGAAGGCGGCGGCCCCGCGCCGGGCGGTGGCGCTTTTGGAGGCGCACGGTTATTGCGTTGCGAGGATTGTGCTCGACGCGTCGCGTTGCGGGGTGCCGCAAAGACGCAAACGTCTGTTCACGATTGGTTTTCTCCACCCCGGCAGCACCCGCGCGGCGATGGGGGCGCTGACCGGGAACCTCGCGGCGGCGCCGATGACGTTGCGCGATTACTTCGGCTCCGCGCTGGATGTGGACCATTATTACCGCCATCCGCGCAGTTACGCGCGCCGGGCGGTGTTCTCGGTCGACGAGCCCTCGCCGACCGTCCGGGGCGTGAACCGGCCGGTGCCCAGGGGATACCCGGGCCATCCCGGCGACACCGCTCCGCTGACGGCGGGGTTGCGCGCCCTGACCACCGCCGAGCGGGCCATGGTGCAGACATTCCCCCCGGATTTCTGGTTCGGGGCCACCAAGACGGCTGCCGAGCAGATGATCGGCAACGCGGTGCCGGTGAAACTCGCGCAGTACGTGGCCGAGGCGGTCCGTCAGGGATTGGCTTCGGCGCAGCGGGCATGCGCATGA